One genomic region from Glaciimonas sp. PAMC28666 encodes:
- a CDS encoding methionine ABC transporter permease gives MSSEMLDLFLSSFGETLMMVGISGILGAILGIPLGIALHLTGRDGVLPNLAFNRIAGLIVNAVRSTPFIILLVAVIPFTRFFVGTSIGTAAAIVPLTIASAPFVARLVETALREVDRGLIEAAQAMGASTWQIVYKVLVPEAFAGIIAGLTITFVSLVGYSAMAGAIGGGGLGDLGIRYGYQRFLPEVMLAVVLILIVFVQLVQTLGDILVRRLSHK, from the coding sequence ATGTCATCTGAAATGCTCGATCTATTTCTGTCGTCGTTCGGCGAAACGTTGATGATGGTGGGTATCTCCGGCATTCTCGGTGCCATCCTCGGCATTCCGCTGGGCATCGCGCTCCATCTCACCGGACGCGATGGCGTGCTGCCGAATCTCGCATTTAATCGCATCGCTGGACTGATCGTCAACGCGGTGCGTTCAACTCCTTTCATCATTTTGCTGGTCGCGGTTATTCCATTTACGCGCTTTTTTGTAGGCACCTCGATTGGCACTGCAGCTGCGATCGTGCCATTGACGATTGCATCGGCGCCTTTTGTCGCCCGACTGGTTGAAACGGCGCTTCGTGAGGTCGATCGCGGTTTGATTGAAGCGGCGCAAGCAATGGGCGCATCAACCTGGCAGATTGTCTATAAAGTGCTGGTCCCGGAAGCATTCGCCGGTATCATTGCCGGGCTGACGATTACCTTTGTTAGTTTGGTAGGTTACTCTGCCATGGCTGGCGCGATCGGCGGCGGCGGTCTTGGTGATCTGGGAATTCGCTACGGCTATCAGCGCTTTTTGCCGGAAGTGATGCTGGCGGTTGTATTAATTTTGATTGTGTTCGTGCAGTTAGTACAAACGTTGGGTGACATTCTTGTGCGCCGCCTAAGTCACAAATAA
- the groL gene encoding chaperonin GroEL (60 kDa chaperone family; promotes refolding of misfolded polypeptides especially under stressful conditions; forms two stacked rings of heptamers to form a barrel-shaped 14mer; ends can be capped by GroES; misfolded proteins enter the barrel where they are refolded when GroES binds) — MAAKQVIFGDDARAKIVNGVNILANAVKVTLGPKGRNVVLERSFGAPTVTKDGVSVAKEIELKDKLENMGAQLVKEVASKTSDNAGDGTTTATVLAQAIVREGFKYVAAGFNPTDLKRGIDKAVVAIVAEIKALAKPTTTSKEIAQVGSISANSDTDIGEIIAKAMDKVGKEGVITVEDGKSLENELDIVEGMQFDRGYLSPYFINNQEKQVVALEQPYVLLFDKKISNIRDLLPVLEQVAKSGRPLLIIAEDVEGEALATLVVNNIRGILKTAAVKAPGFGDRRKAMLEDIAILTGGQVIAEEVGLTLEKVTLAELGQAARIEISKENTIIIDGAGEAISIEGRVKQIRAQIEEASSDYDREKLQERVAKLAGGVALIKVGAATEVEMKEKKARVEDALHATRAAVEEGVVPGGGVAFLRARANVKNLKGDNADQDAGIKIVLRAVEEPLRQIVFNAGDEPSVVINAVLAGTGNYGYNAANGTYGDLVELGVLDPAKVTRSALQNAASVAGLILTTDAMIAELPDDKSGGGMPGGMGGMGGMGGMDGMM; from the coding sequence ATGGCAGCAAAGCAAGTAATTTTCGGTGATGATGCACGTGCCAAGATCGTTAATGGCGTCAATATCCTAGCTAACGCAGTAAAAGTAACTCTGGGCCCTAAAGGCCGTAACGTGGTTCTGGAGCGTAGCTTCGGTGCTCCTACCGTTACTAAAGATGGTGTTTCAGTTGCTAAAGAAATCGAACTGAAAGACAAGCTGGAAAACATGGGCGCGCAACTGGTTAAAGAAGTTGCTTCCAAGACTTCAGACAACGCTGGTGACGGTACTACTACCGCAACCGTGTTGGCACAAGCAATCGTGCGCGAAGGTTTCAAATATGTTGCAGCCGGTTTCAACCCAACTGACCTGAAGCGCGGTATCGACAAAGCTGTTGTCGCCATCGTTGCTGAAATCAAAGCATTGGCTAAGCCAACGACTACTAGCAAAGAAATCGCACAAGTCGGTTCGATCTCCGCTAACTCCGACACCGATATCGGTGAAATCATTGCCAAGGCAATGGACAAAGTCGGTAAAGAAGGCGTTATCACTGTTGAAGATGGCAAATCACTGGAAAACGAACTAGACATCGTCGAAGGTATGCAATTCGACCGTGGCTACTTGTCACCGTATTTCATCAACAACCAGGAAAAACAAGTTGTTGCTCTGGAACAGCCTTACGTTCTGTTGTTCGACAAAAAAATCTCCAACATCCGTGACCTTCTTCCGGTATTGGAACAAGTCGCTAAGTCGGGCCGTCCGCTGCTGATTATTGCAGAAGACGTCGAAGGCGAAGCACTGGCAACTCTGGTCGTCAACAACATCCGCGGCATCCTGAAAACTGCTGCTGTTAAAGCACCAGGCTTCGGCGATCGTCGTAAAGCAATGCTGGAAGACATCGCTATCCTGACCGGTGGTCAAGTGATTGCAGAAGAAGTCGGCCTGACATTGGAAAAAGTAACATTGGCAGAATTAGGCCAAGCTGCACGTATCGAAATCAGCAAAGAAAACACTATCATTATCGATGGCGCTGGCGAAGCAATCTCGATCGAAGGACGCGTTAAACAAATCCGCGCTCAAATCGAAGAAGCAAGCTCTGACTACGACCGTGAGAAGTTGCAAGAGCGCGTTGCCAAGTTGGCTGGCGGTGTTGCACTGATTAAAGTCGGCGCAGCTACTGAAGTCGAAATGAAAGAAAAGAAAGCACGCGTTGAAGATGCATTGCACGCTACTCGCGCTGCAGTCGAAGAAGGCGTTGTTCCTGGCGGCGGCGTGGCTTTCCTGCGCGCACGTGCTAACGTTAAAAACCTGAAAGGCGACAACGCCGATCAAGATGCTGGTATCAAAATCGTGCTGCGCGCGGTTGAAGAGCCATTGCGTCAGATCGTATTTAACGCAGGCGACGAGCCTTCGGTTGTCATCAATGCAGTTCTGGCCGGTACAGGTAACTACGGTTACAACGCTGCTAACGGTACCTACGGTGACTTGGTTGAGTTGGGTGTTCTTGACCCAGCTAAAGTGACACGTTCAGCATTGCAAAACGCTGCTTCAGTTGCTGGCCTGATCCTGACTACCGATGCAATGATCGCTGAATTACCAGATGACAAATCTGGTGGCGGTATGCCAGGCGGTATGGGTGGTATGGGCGGCATGGGTGGCATGGACGGCATGATGTAA
- a CDS encoding co-chaperone GroES has product MNLRPLHDRLVVKRLDIETKTASGIVLPEAAAEKPDQGEVLAIGNGKILEDGKVRPMAVKVGERVLFGKYAGQVVKVDGQELLILREEDIFAVVEGK; this is encoded by the coding sequence ATGAATCTTCGTCCTTTGCATGACCGCCTCGTCGTTAAGCGTCTAGATATTGAAACAAAAACTGCATCCGGTATCGTTCTGCCAGAGGCAGCAGCTGAAAAGCCAGATCAAGGTGAAGTGTTGGCTATTGGTAACGGCAAAATTCTGGAAGACGGCAAAGTTCGCCCAATGGCAGTTAAAGTTGGTGAGCGCGTTTTGTTCGGCAAATATGCAGGTCAGGTTGTTAAGGTCGATGGCCAGGAACTACTGATTTTGCGCGAAGAAGACATTTTCGCTGTCGTCGAAGGTAAGTAA
- a CDS encoding DUF1345 domain-containing protein, with product MRIRNLVFHTHPRLVLAVIFGAIIWALLPNGSMITRVLISWNGGVWGYLLAVWWMMAKAGSLQVKERAAIEDENDTMILVLICIAAIASIAAVVFGLSQAKDFLPGPKEIRYLFTGLTVLGSWFLVGTMFTLHYARLYYSPGIGAAPLRFPEGEENPDYWDFLYFSFTLAVAVQTSDVSVMTRSMRKTVLVQSVLTFLFNSAILGLSINIAAGLIS from the coding sequence ATGCGTATTCGTAACCTCGTTTTTCACACACATCCGCGGCTGGTCCTCGCCGTCATTTTCGGAGCCATCATATGGGCGTTGTTGCCGAACGGTTCGATGATAACGCGCGTATTGATTAGCTGGAACGGAGGAGTGTGGGGCTATCTGTTGGCTGTGTGGTGGATGATGGCGAAAGCGGGTTCTTTGCAAGTAAAAGAACGCGCTGCGATAGAGGACGAAAATGACACCATGATATTGGTGCTCATTTGTATTGCCGCGATAGCCAGCATCGCTGCGGTCGTCTTCGGTTTGTCGCAAGCCAAAGACTTTCTGCCGGGGCCGAAAGAAATTCGCTATCTATTTACCGGCCTGACCGTGCTGGGATCGTGGTTTCTGGTCGGCACCATGTTCACATTACATTACGCGCGTCTCTACTATAGCCCCGGTATTGGCGCTGCGCCGTTGCGCTTTCCGGAAGGCGAAGAAAACCCCGATTATTGGGATTTTCTGTATTTTTCGTTCACGCTGGCAGTCGCGGTACAAACCTCGGACGTTAGTGTGATGACCCGTTCAATGCGCAAAACAGTGCTGGTGCAGTCAGTCTTAACGTTTTTATTTAACTCGGCAATTCTGGGTTTATCCATCAATATCGCGGCGGGTTTGATATCGTAA
- a CDS encoding methionine ABC transporter ATP-binding protein — translation MIKIQAVTQRFEGSNGPVDAVRNVDLTINKGEIFGIIGRSGAGKSTLVRTLNLLNRPTSGKIIVDGKDLTALDAGELRAARREIGMIFQHFNLLSSRSVYDNIALPLELAGLSKAEISKKVTPLLELVGLTALKDRYPAQISGGQKQRVGIARALANAPKVLLSDEATSALDPETTRSILELLRKINQELGLTIVLITHQMEVIKMICDRMAVMEAGEVIEHGQVIDIFRAPKHPVTRAMIGDVIAQDLPAGVLQRLRARLARSDATGGTDHLFRLAFTGDSVDQPLLSEVVRKFDLDFSILHGQIDEIQGQAFGSLAILANGGSDNIAAAMAYLSAQGVTVEELNHVI, via the coding sequence ATGATAAAAATTCAAGCAGTTACCCAGAGATTCGAGGGCAGCAACGGTCCTGTGGATGCGGTGCGCAATGTCGATTTAACGATTAATAAAGGGGAGATTTTTGGGATTATCGGTCGTAGCGGTGCGGGGAAAAGTACTCTGGTGCGTACGCTCAACCTTCTAAATCGCCCTACTTCTGGCAAAATTATTGTTGATGGCAAGGACTTGACGGCGTTGGACGCCGGCGAGCTTCGCGCTGCTCGACGTGAAATCGGGATGATATTTCAGCATTTTAATTTGCTGTCGTCTCGTTCCGTTTATGACAACATCGCGCTACCGCTGGAACTGGCCGGTTTATCGAAAGCAGAAATCAGCAAAAAAGTAACGCCATTGCTTGAACTGGTCGGCCTGACGGCGTTGAAGGATCGTTATCCGGCACAGATTAGCGGCGGTCAGAAGCAGCGCGTTGGCATTGCACGCGCACTCGCTAATGCGCCGAAAGTGTTGCTGTCGGACGAGGCCACATCGGCGCTCGATCCGGAAACCACTCGCTCGATTCTGGAACTACTTCGCAAGATCAATCAAGAACTGGGTCTGACGATTGTGCTGATTACGCACCAGATGGAAGTCATAAAAATGATTTGCGACCGGATGGCGGTCATGGAAGCGGGTGAAGTCATTGAGCATGGTCAAGTCATCGACATCTTTCGCGCTCCGAAACATCCTGTAACGCGGGCCATGATCGGTGATGTCATTGCCCAGGATTTGCCTGCTGGCGTACTTCAACGATTACGTGCACGATTAGCGCGCAGCGATGCAACTGGCGGTACCGATCATTTGTTCCGGCTTGCATTTACCGGCGATAGCGTGGACCAGCCATTGCTATCGGAAGTGGTACGCAAATTCGATCTGGACTTCAGCATCTTGCACGGTCAGATTGATGAAATTCAAGGCCAGGCGTTTGGTTCGCTGGCAATTTTGGCCAACGGCGGGAGCGATAACATTGCGGCAGCCATGGCTTATTTAAGCGCGCAAGGCGTCACCGTTGAGGAGTTAAATCATGTCATCTGA